ACCAATTTAGACCTAATCAAACGGTATGGTTAAGCCCATCAAACTTGCATTTATTTGCAAAACCTGCGGCTTAAGACCAATTGAATGGGGCATGTTGAATGCCTCATTCATCATCAAAGAGATCCAAAACTATGAACTTTCAACAACTCAGAATTATTCGAGAAACGGTGAGACAAAACTTCAACCTCACCGAAGCCTCTGCTGCACTGTATACCTCTCAGTCAGGCGTCAGTAAGCACATCAAAGACCTAGAAGACGAATTAGGCGTACAACTTTTTATTCGTAAAGGGAAACGCCTACTGGGTTTAACTGAACCAGGTCAAGCACTACTGGGCATTGTTGAACGCATGTTGGTTGACGCAGACAATATTAAACGTCTTGCAGATGATTTTAATCGTGTCGATGAAGGAACATTAACAATTGCAACAACGCATACACAAGCACGTTATGTATTGCCGCCTATTGTTAATCAATTTAAAAAAGAGTTTCCAAAAGTTCATCTCATTTTGCAACAAGCCAGCCCTGTAGAAATTACTGAGATGCTTCTTCAAGGCGAAGCCGACATTGGTATTGCGACTGAATCACTCACCGCAGAAGATAATCTGGCCAGCGTACCATTCTATAATTGGCAGCACAGTATTATTACCCCACAAAACCATCCACTGGCAAGCAAACAAAATATTAGTATTGTAGACTTGGCGGAATATCCACTGATTACTTATCATGGTGGTTTTACAGGCCGTTCAAAAATTGACAAAGCCTTTGAAGATGCAGGTGTGGATGTCGATATCGTTATGTCTGCTTTAGATGCCGATGTGATTAAAACCTATGTCGAACTCAACATGGGCGTTGGTATTGTCAACAATGTGGCATATGACGTTGAACGTGACTATCGTTTAAAACAAATTCCAACCGATATTTTTGGTCTTAATACTACATGGATTGC
This DNA window, taken from Acinetobacter sp. WCHA55, encodes the following:
- a CDS encoding CysB family HTH-type transcriptional regulator, translating into MNFQQLRIIRETVRQNFNLTEASAALYTSQSGVSKHIKDLEDELGVQLFIRKGKRLLGLTEPGQALLGIVERMLVDADNIKRLADDFNRVDEGTLTIATTHTQARYVLPPIVNQFKKEFPKVHLILQQASPVEITEMLLQGEADIGIATESLTAEDNLASVPFYNWQHSIITPQNHPLASKQNISIVDLAEYPLITYHGGFTGRSKIDKAFEDAGVDVDIVMSALDADVIKTYVELNMGVGIVNNVAYDVERDYRLKQIPTDIFGLNTTWIAVRKGHLLRGYGYEFISLCSPDADIKALKRVAYPED